The Eriocheir sinensis breed Jianghai 21 chromosome 4, ASM2467909v1, whole genome shotgun sequence genomic interval CTTCGCACAGTCCAGCAACCCTCAGGACATACCTTGTTAGTTGGCTCAGCATGTTTGGCCCACCTGTTGGCCTTGAACTTCCACTATGCTATTTTGCTGAACAAGATGACCCacttagagaagaaaataactcTAAATCAGGAAGGGATTGTGTTACATGACATAAGTCTGGCTCAGGTATTGTTAAATGCTGATGAATCTATCTTCTCCAGGGATAGGAGAAGTGCATAAGGAGGCCTGAAGTTCCTGAAACATCCTAGTGATGTTTTACATAACTTCCTGTTGTATACTTCAGGGGAACTTCTTTTTTTCTGGTGCTGTCATTATTTGGTGTCCATGGCTTCCATCAATCATGCATCTATGTTAACTGCTGTTGGCAATGAATATACAATTTGATATGTTAATCTGCAGATTTTGTTTATTCTGAGCCTTATAAATTTAGTGGATTAAATGACGACCATTAGCAAATACTTACCTGTCATGCCTAGGTTCAGTTCAATTAAAGAACATGATATATCTAGTATAGATTACTAATCTTCTGCAAGTTCATTCATACCATGGTCTGCGTTTGGACACTGTAAACCCCAAAGTACTTATAACTATTTATCTCATTACTGTTTGTTACAAAGATCAGAAAGTTTTGACTTAGTATAACATGCTTCTGTTGACTAAAACCATGAAGCACAAGATTAAATCTGTCATCACAGTATATATGACACAATTCCTCCTCACATAAAACCTCAACAACTTATAAGTCTAGATATCCATGAATATTCAAATAAACCCAGTGATACATGTTCTCAAGTCCCCCTAAACAGTAAGTGCTATTACTACTGGCTTAAGCTAACTTATGGTATGTGAGCAGAGTTAGATTGGCCATCACAAGCGGCAGCCTGAGATCCCGACCCATTATCTCCGGGTCAACACAAACCAAAGCTAAAATCCAAGGAACACAATGCATATTGcgttatagtatttccacgagaaactggcgggtgcGGCCCCGCCCCGCACCCGAATCTTGCCACACACTTTctacacctctcgcttcctctcatatgtcagctatttactacctttaaatgaatttgattaaataactggataatccaataaggtcatatagtgttaagattgattcgtttttaggataataacaaagattttgtataaataccacgacacttgacaccgttgtattccaacgttgttaAATGtcatggtatttatacaaaagctttattattatcctaaaaacgaatcaatcttaacactatatgaccttattggattatccaattatttaatcaaattcatttaaaggtagtaaatagctgacatatgagaggaagcgagaggtgttgaaagtgtgtGGCAAGATGCGGGTGCGGAGCGGGGTCGCACCCGCCACTACCCGATCCGCctgtttctcgtggaaatactatagtcgATCTGGATTAGGCATGACGTAACCCTCCGGGAGTGTTTGAGTCAAAGTAATAGGAACTTTGATCGTTCTGTGTGTCGGCAGGTTGACTGAGGCTTCACAGATCAAGCTTCTGAGGTATCCTTCACACATATGTCTCTACACCTATTAATAAGGCTTCACATCACTGACCATCACTAGGATACACCAAGACTCTCACCTGGGTTACACGCACCTCGGTGCACATTTCTTGATCTCTTGATCTTTCTGCTCTTGCCAAGCTTTGAGTACGCCCATGTGCGTGACGACTCACCACAAGGTTCACGGTCACAGTGGCGGCGCAGCAAAGTCTAACCTCGAGGCAGTCAAGTGGCGGCGGCTCTTCCCAGCTCACATATGAAAGGTGGTGGGCGGCGCGTTGCTGGGCCCTGCCTCTGCGGACACCTGTGAGGATGCCTGTGTGGCCTCAGACAAATTGCTGACCGTCAAAACCACGTCTGCTTTTGGGGGAGACGAGTTCTGTGTCTCTGGGTCAGGCGCGGGTGGCGGGGGCCGATGGGACGCAATGGCAGATGACAACAGAGTGGCCAGAGGAGCTTGAGACCCTGATGCCACCTCCTGCAGCTGTGGAGAACTGGATGCCGCCTGTGAACTCCCTTGCTgcccctcaccctcctccgctGCGGTTGAGAGACAGTCGTCGTAGGGTGGAGGGTTCTCTGGAAGCATAGTTCTGTTGTCGTTTTGCCTGggtgtggtggtcgtggtggtggtgctgctgctggtgaccTCTGCCTCGGGTCTGTAGGGGGGCGGGGGACCGGCGCGGAAGACCTCAGTGTAGGCTGGGGGCTTGTCGCGGTCCAGCGGAATTTGATATATCTGGTGCGTCTCCGGGTCGCCCACATAGATCATGTTGTTGATGGGCACGATGACGGTGTGCGGTCCCCGCAGAATGTGTCTAACACCGTTCTGCCCGTTGGGTCCCGCCGCGTCCTCGGGGGTGGGCGCCGCGGCCTCGTCTTGGCGGGCACACGCGAAGGTGCCCCAGCAGCAGTAGACCAGGATGAAGAGCAGCACAATGATCATGACGATAAGCGCGAAGAGTGCCTGCGTGGTGGACGGGTAGTTCATGGCCCCTGGGGAAGGCACAAACGTTAGTGTGTATGACGCTGCCAGACcgaggataaaaggaaaatgggGGAGTTTCGAGGGGAATGGGACCTAGTCTATTGACTGatttgagccctgtggcttggcccagtgtggtgtcatctgccatccgttatcctaagacatcccatccgtaatttcgcatcgcggaacccaatctttactatcacagagtaactaagtgaagcatctaagtgtaaaaaaaagtACCAATTAAGGAGGTCCTAAccagcgatgcaaagcggaacaggtcacaagaagaagaagagtgaatgtTATtaatatcctagttatatacatacatgcgtcatcattttcttttataataaaataaataaacttgggtgggacaaatCCCGACacgcagtcgacaaaagacacggtaccgtgtcgaaattcatgtagctatgtattcaggatgggatgtctcatgacaccacaccggggaaCCTCCTATTGTTTACACATccagcgatgacctgcgcatggcgatgtCTCACTGTTGGTCAGtatgtacgttatctatttatggaatatctATATATTAATTCATAATACGACTGTATGGTGTTATGAATGacttgggatttgagggaaagacaacgactctgtgGGCCTAAAccttcacttggcaacgtggctcatgcgacatTGCCGCCTgagggaccttggcaacaggcgccaggccgcaccattcacccttcctcctccatggAACTCACGTCCTccacagccaagcaaaagagattatatataacgtaaataagagagagagagagagagagagagagagagagagaccttctgAGGAGAGTGATGTGGCAGAAGCGCGGTCTCCCTGAGCAgcgcctaaaggctcaagttGAGTTGATGGACTATATGTAGACCAGCAAGGCAGTGGATAGGTGGGACAAGGGTAGTGGATCGGGTGTCTCGTCAACACACCTACAATGGATATCCCCGTAATCCCAACCTATTCTCCTATTCTGTCACCTCAAACCTGCcatcctaacccccccccccccccctttccagtCCGCCATTGTATAGGAGACAAAAATTCATATAAGTGTTTCATGCACGAtgttggagagaaaattagttaaATGCTCgactatactgtgtgtgtgtgtgtgtgtgtgtgtgtgtgtagcgtctaTACAAACAAGAGTGGAAGGTCTTGCCAAACAAGCGTGTGAGGTCCTCCACGAAAATAGCTTATTATGAAGTTACATAAATGCGACTAAACTCTTGGCATGCGTGACTCAAGCAGGCACTTCTTGATtcggggaaaaatatatatacaggtaaagtGTTCTGGGCAACTACACAATAGGTATAGGTACAagcagatggaggaagagaggttggATAAGAGAGAGTGgaagtagagagaagaagaagaaaaaaaggaaggggggaagaaggataCCAACATCACCCTCACAAGCCCCATCTGAAATTCGAAACACTATCAGTAACCAACCCTTAcgctcccttgcttccttcctcccttcatcgcgCAAGCCAGCCAAAAATCTTCCCTCTTCGTTCCATCCTTTTTCCACATCCTTATCTTGACTCCCTCTCGTCACCCACGCACGCGCCGCCCTATACCCGCACCACTTCATCCCGCCACTTACGAAGCTTGGGAACAGGGAATCGGTGCACTTAGGTGGTTCATGACTTAGTGTGAAGGACCGCGGTTGAGGAGTTGGGGGGTCAAGGCTCTAAGGGCTGTATACTACTAAACATTTCGCCTCCCACGTTCActtattcgacaaggctttcataggggtttgGGGGCATTTGCAGGAgcagtgacccttcttctgtaccatgaacctaaggaaacactcattagtatctgactgaccccctctttgacctttagaaatagctgatgtgagaagcgaccTAAGTTGCACATACCCACGAGTCTCAAAGATTACATAAACTTTTAAAGCCTCTTCCACTATGataacaacatcaataataacaaaaaacaatgacaacagcaataacaaagtAAATGGAGTCACGTCTCAGAGAATAACTATGAATATATGACGCTAATAAACAAACACATTATACGTTAATGACCTTGACAACAACGACGATAAAAACAACACAACAGCGGTTTGAAAGTTGGATCCACGTATCAGAGCAAAAAAGAATTAACAAAACTATGATTAATAAACACCTTGAACAATATATTTCCCTTGAACGGATACTATGTCAAAAACtgggaaaacagggagagaacaCTTGACAAACGCGTCAAAAcctacaatgagagagagagagagagagagagagagagagagactgctactATGTTGTAATAATGTTAGTCCTTTATCTACAGGACTCTAAAAACTAAAACCCACACCCTTGCTACCACGAAAAAAGTCAACAACACATGATAATAAATGCATAAGACCTCTAAGGAAATAAAACATCAAGGAAAAGACAAATGCTCCTTATCCCTTATATAATTCTCTTCAGTTTGGGgtcaaggaataaa includes:
- the LOC126980966 gene encoding uncharacterized protein KIAA1522-like isoform X1 — translated: MSLRPHLWPPRTLQIDSFLAEEEANSLTKKVSNTGAMNYPSTTQALFALIVMIIVLLFILVYCCWGTFACARQDEAAAPTPEDAAGPNGQNGVRHILRGPHTVIVPINNMIYVGDPETHQIYQIPLDRDKPPAYTEVFRAGPPPPYRPEAEVTSSSTTTTTTTPRQNDNRTMLPENPPPYDDCLSTAAEEGEGQQGSSQAASSSPQLQEVASGSQAPLATLLSSAIASHRPPPPAPDPETQNSSPPKADVVLTVSNLSEATQASSQVSAEAGPSNAPPTTFHM
- the LOC126980966 gene encoding uncharacterized protein KIAA1522-like isoform X2, with translation MDEPETALVATSHVAGAMNYPSTTQALFALIVMIIVLLFILVYCCWGTFACARQDEAAAPTPEDAAGPNGQNGVRHILRGPHTVIVPINNMIYVGDPETHQIYQIPLDRDKPPAYTEVFRAGPPPPYRPEAEVTSSSTTTTTTTPRQNDNRTMLPENPPPYDDCLSTAAEEGEGQQGSSQAASSSPQLQEVASGSQAPLATLLSSAIASHRPPPPAPDPETQNSSPPKADVVLTVSNLSEATQASSQVSAEAGPSNAPPTTFHM